CGATCTGCAACTCACGGATGAGGAAACCTCCCGTGTTGCTGGTCTGTGCGCTGGTCTTGAGGTCGGTGCCGACGTTGGTCGCCGTCACCTTCGCGTTCGGTAGGGCTGCCCCTGTGGGGTCGGTCACCGTGCCGGTGATCTGCCCGTTCTGGACCTGGGCCATGGCGGTCATCGCACACAGCACCACAGCCACCAAAGCAAGGCTAAATCGAACTCGATTGTGCATTCTTACCCCCTCCCGGAGGTGAATCCAGGGTCGGTTCCTTAACATCATGGTTGGTCTTGTACCCCAAAATGGACACAACAAGCCTTGAAATTCTACCGTCACACATGCATGTGACGTGCCTAAATCTTCTTATTGAAAACAAAGGGGTTAGCAGGACACACTCAGATTGAGAATACGGATAAAGGAAAGTAAGGGCCAGGGTGGTACCAATTTTCATATTCCTTACCTACCTAGTGGGCTAAGTAGCTGATTTGTAGGTCCAAAACGCTCTCTTAGCGGGACGGCACCGGGAGGCTTCGCGCCGGGTTGCTTACTGACCTTCTGAAACGGAGATGGCAGGGATAGACGCGACGCTCTTGGGGGGGCAGACAGGCCTGGATGGGAGCGGATCCTGAGGGGACCAAGCCCGGTCCGTGTCAGAACCGGGCTTGGGTTGAATCGTGCGGGTCGGGCCTAAAAGTTCAACTTCAGACCAAACTGCATGTTGCGCGGGTTGAAGGTCCCGCCCGCCTGTCCGAAGTTACCGGCATTGACCCTGAGGTTGGTGGCGCCGCTGGCACCGGGGAGTTGGAAGTTGGCGCGGTTGAAGAGGTTGAACGTCTCGGCCCGGAACTGCAAGCCAACCCGCTCCGAGATACGGATGTTCTTGAAGACCGACATGTCCACGCCGAAGAAATCCGGGCCAACAAAAGTATTGCGTCCCAGATTCCCGACGCAGCCCAAACAAGGCGTGCTGAAGAAGCCGCCGCCGATCTGGAACTGCGGTCCCCACCCGTTCGCCCACTGGGAGTGCGAAGGGTTGAAGTTGTTGGCGACGGCGTCCGGACGATCGTTACGCTCGCCGTCCAGGTTAAAGTCACCGGCATCGTTCGAACAGAGGCTGGCGAGGATTCCTGCCTGCGAGCAATCTCCGGAGAGGGCGCGGTTGCGGCGGTCGAACGGGCTCCAGTGGGCTCCCTTTTGGTAACTGACGATGCCGTTCCACTGCCAGCCGCCGAATACCGCTTCCAGCGCTCCGCCGTGCCCCTTAAAGAACGGGAGCTCGTAAACGTAGTTGGCCACGAAACGGTGGCGGATGTCGAAAATCGAATTGCCCCGATCCAGGCCGGGAAGGGTCTGGTCCGAGGTAAAGCCCTCGCCGCCCGCCTGCTGGTTGGACGTGGTGGCGCCGCTATGCCAAGTGGAGCCACCGTCGATGGAATGGCTCCAAGTGTAGGCAACGTTGAACATCAGGCCCTTGCTCATCTGCTTCCGCAGGCCGACCTGAAGCGCGTTGTAGCTGGAGTTCACGACATTCTTCCACACGCGCAATGTGCCGTAGTTGGGATTCAAACGTCCCAGAGGGTTCAAAGCGCCTACCTGGCTGCAAAGGGTGCGCCCGAAGGTGTCCTGGACGCAGGTGCCCTGTGGCAGGCGCCCACCGGGTATACGGTTCGCGTTTTCTGCGCGGAACAGTTTGTGTCCCGCCGTACCCACGTAGTTGACTTCCAGCACCAGCTTGTTCACCAGTTCATGCTGAATGCCAAAGAACCAGTTGTGGACGTAGGGGTCGCGGATGCCCTCCGGATAGACGATGCCGGTGAGGAACGCCGCGTTGGGATTGGTAACAACCCAGCCGCTGAGGTTGCCCACGGCCTGCGCACCCACGCCCTGGCCCGGATTGGTGGCCGGACCGTCAAAGCTTGGCGGTTCGCCCGGATTCTGCGGTCCAAAGACCACGGTATCGGTTCCGCCAGCCAGGAAGTTGACTGCAGCGTTGAAGGAGTAGAACGGCAGATTCCAGCGCGAGTTAGAGAGCGGGTTGTAGAGCGTGCCTTCGTAGGAGATCCCGTAACCGCCGCGCAGCGAGGTGCGGCCGTTCCCGAAGATGTCCCAGGCGAAGCCCACGCGTGGACCGAAGTTGTTGTGATCGGCGCCTCCCAGGGTTTCGGCAGCAGTAAATCCGCCCGGCCCGCAAACACCCGCTAGCTGAGCCAGGGGAATCTGGGTCACAGGGTCACTGCAGCCCGCACCGCCCGCCGGAGCGTTGGCGTCACGAACCTGCCCTGCGCCGGTGGTGATGTCGTCAATCTCCGCTCGACCCGGCCCCTTCAGAAAAGTTGTGACCAGGCCATCGAGCTCGTTGTGCCGACTGTAGAGGTCGTAGCGGAGGCCGAGGTTGAGCGTCAGATTGCGCGTAACCTTCCAGTCATCCTGGAAGTAGAAGCCCAGTTCGACGTTCCGCCAGTGACGGTTGTTCGATGCCAGTTGTGCTGGCTGTCCCGAGATGATTCCCGGATCCACGCCTGCCGTCTCGCTGTAGGGAGAGTCGGCGGCAAAGAACAAGGCGTCAAAGAAGTAGTACGACGGGCGGGCCACGTTGAATTCACTGTTTTCGATGTTGCGCCTTACTTCTCCGCCGATCTTGATGTTGTGGTTGCCGTGGTTGAGAGAAACCATGTCGGAGTACGTGTACACGTGCTCCTTAAAGAACTGTGGGTAGCCGTTGTAGGACCCGAAACCCATCAGGCCGTCGTCGAAGCGCAGGTCCGGCACGCCCGGCAGCGCGGTCTTGACCGTCTGCACCAGGGAGCTGTAACCAGCACGGAATTCGTTGAGTACCGTAGGACTGAACGTGTGGATGTAGTTGAACTGGAAGTTGGGCGTGATCTGGCGGGAGGGATTGAGGAACGCTGGTCCGCGTCCCGCGCTGTTATTCCCGTTGGGTGGTCCAAAGGAATTGTTGATGCGGTTCCAGTTGAACTGCGTGAACAACCGGTCGTTGACCCCTACGTTGTAATCCAGGCGCGCGGAGGCTTCGTAGCCATTGAACAGATTGCCGGTTCCGGTGCCGAAGCCGGTCTGGTCCTGGGAGCCGTTGAAGGCCAGAGTATTGACGAGGAAAGGCAGGGTACGGTCGAACGTCCCGGCCTGTAGACCCGGAATCACGCTGCAACCTGCCGCCGTCAGGTCAGCCTGGTCCTGCGCCGTGACGCCGATCACGTTCGCAATAGAAGCGGCGATGGCCGGGCTGCTGTTGTCCTGGCACAGATAATCGGCCAGGCTGCCGAAGCCGGAACCAGATACCCCGCTGGCCACATAGTCCGACAGTGTGCCGGCCGGAGTGCCGAGCACCGTGGGAGCGAAGTTGCCATAGAGTAGGGCGGCGGTGGAATTGGGCAGGGCGGCAATCACCGCGTCACGCCACGCCTGCGACTCGGCTTGCAATACGGTGGGCGGAGCCGACTCCCGGAAGCGGTCATTCTGATAGGACAAGAAGAAGAACAGCTTGTCCTTCTTAACAGGGCCGCCGAAGGTACCGCCGAACTGGTTGAAGCGGAGCGGTTGCTTTTCGATGCCCTGCTGGTTCAGGAAAAAGGAGTTGGCGTCAAACACGTCGTTGCGGTTGAACCACCAGGCGCTGCCATGGAAGCTATTGGTGCCTGACTTGCTCACCAGGTTCGTGATGGAGGCGGCGCTGTTGCCGTATTGCGCCGACATATTCAAGGTGAGAAGCTGGAACTCCTGGACCGTGTCCTCCACCGGCTGGTTCACGGCACCACCGCTAAGGCCCTTGTTGGAAACACCGTTAAGCAGGAAGCCGTTGAAATTCTCCCGGAGGCCGTTGACGACCGTGTTGGCGCCGTTCTCAGCCACCACGCCGCGCACGTTGACCGCTCCGGGGGCGAGTTGGATCAAATCGTAGACGTTGCGGCCGTTCAGCGGCAGGTTCTGGATTTGCGTGGAGTTGACGGTCGAAGCCAGCTTGGAGTCTACGGTGTTGACCGGCGGCGCGGCGTCGGTCACTTCCACCGTCTCAGAGGCTTGGCCTATGTGCATCTTGAAGTCGGCGCGCTGAATCGTCCCGGCATTCAGCGTCAACGCCGAACCAGTGGCACGCTTGAAGCCCGAGGCCTCTACCTGCAGGTTGTACTGGCCCGGCGGAAGTTCGCGTGCGTTGTAGATGCCGGCTTCGTTGGTGGTGACGGCCGTGCTCAGGCCCGTGCCGGTATTGGTGATCTTGACGGTGGCGTTGGGGATGGCGGCGCCGGTCGGGTCCGTTACCAAGCCGGTGAACTGGCCGTTCTGGATCTGAGCGGCCGCCGTGAAGGTTAACGCCAAAAGCAGGCAAAAACAACAGACAGCAAAACCAACATAATCTCGCTTCATACCGTTCCCCTTTCGACTCTGAGGTCGCTTGTTCAAGAACACCGCCGCCGGATACACCTTGGCCGGGTCCGATGCTCAAGTGCGTAACTGTTTCGTGGGACGCGGAAGGCTGGCTACAACTTTGGGACTGGACGCGGGCTGGCCGGTGCGGATTGCCCCCTCAACGTGGCAGACGGCCGGACGAGAGCACGTAGGATTCCTTTCCCCTCCTCGATCACAATCTCCTGGTTGGCAGTCACATCGGTTGTTGTGTCCGTCGCACCGGAGGGCCAGCGCACCACGATCCGGTCGGCACGAGTAGCCTTCCCTAGACCGAAATGCAGGCTGGGATCACTTGAGGAAAGATAGCTGCTGGAAGCTCTCACCTCGTCGCTTTGGCTAAGAGAGCCGGCGGTCACCTCGACTCGCGCGCCGTAGCCATCGCGATTGGACCTGGCGCCCACGGTCCGGATTCTCAGCCAATTGCCGGCAGCGGGGGCCACGTTGTGGAGGACCGTGGGCGAGTCGTCCAGGTTGGTGAGCAGGAGATCGAGGTGGCCGTCGTTGTCGAAGTCGGCGACAGCGAGCCCTCGGCTGACTCGGTTGACGGCAAGCGCTCGGCCGACGCGCTCGCCCACTTCCTCCATACGGCCGTTGCCCAGGTTGTGGAACAACAGGCTGCGCTGGGCATAGGTCACGCCGAAGGTGTGCTGGTCCACCTGCGGATTGACGTGGCCATTGGCCACGAAGATATCCTTCCAGCCGTCGTTGTCGAAGTCGAAGAAGCGCACTCCAAAACCGAGCAGGGGGACGCTGACCGGCCCGAAGCCTGCGCGCCCAGCCATGTCCGTGAAATTGCCGTTGCCGTTGTTGCGGTAAAGGTTGTTGCTGTCGTCGGAGAAGTTGGTCTTGGCGAGGTCGGGACGGCCGTCATTGTCGTAATCGCCGAGATCGACACCCATCCCGGCCTGCTCCCGGCCGTCCTCGCTGTAGGCCACGCCGGCGGTGATTCCGTCTTCTTTCAGTCCACCCTTGCAGTCGCCCAAATACAGCAGGCTGGGTGACGAGTCATTGGCGATGTAAACGTCCTGACAGCCGTCACCGTTGACGTCCCCCCAGATGACTCCAAGGCCGTAATAGGCCTGCGGGTCGATACCCAGCTTCTCGGTGACGTCGGTGAAGGTGCCGTCGCCGCTATTGCGATAGAGGCGGTCGCGCGAACCCTTCAATCCACGCGGGCCGCAAGAGACCGGGATGCCGCGATACTGGCAGAAGGGACCGCTCCCGAAAGCCGGCAGGTGGTCAAGATCGAGATCGACGTAGTTCGCAACATAGAGGTCGAGAAATCCGTCGTTGTCATAATCGCCGAATGCTGCGCTGGTGCCCCAGCGGCCTTCATTGCTTACGCCCGCGGCGGCGGTGACATCCACGAAAGCGCCTTTGCCCGTGTTGCGGAACAACCGTCCCCCGGTGAAGTAGGTCACGTACAGGTCCGGCCAGCCATCATTATCGAAGTCGCCGACAGCAGCGCCGTGTCCCCAGCCTGCCGCTGCCAAACCCGCAGCCTCGGTTACGTCCGTGAACGCACCATCGCCGTTGTTGCGATACAGCTTGCTGCCCGGATGCTTGCCGCTGCGCAGCCCCTCGAGCGTAGAGCCGTTGACCAGGAAGATGTCCACTGCGCCGTCGCGGTCGTAGTCGAAAAGAGCGACACCGCCGCACAGGGTCTCCATGATGTAGAGCTTTTGCGGGCTGCCGCAGGTGAGGTGAAACTGAATTCCGGCCTTGGCGGTTACATCTTCGAAGAGTGCAGGCGCCACGGGAACTCGAGGCCGTGGTCTGGTTGTGCGAGTCCCTTGTCCGAACAAAGGCAGGCTAAGGAGCAGCAACAGGACGGCTGCGAGGCCTGGGCAGCGGGAGCCACGCATCATTCGCGAACCCGTCCCGTAGCCATTCCGCCGGTCTGCTCTTGCTGCGCCTTGAGCTCCTGGAAGCGTGCGAGGTGCTGTTGCGCTTCTTCTGTGCGGCCGGACTTCTCCAGCGCGCGCGCCAACTGGAAGTGCGCGCTGGCGTCGTTGGGGTCGAGTTCGAGCGCCCGGCGCAGCGCCACAATCGCTTTCTCTGTCTCGCCCAGGAGCAGCAGAGCTTTGCCCAGATCGTAGTGCGCAGCCTGGTTGGAGGGATCGAGCGCAACCGCTCGCTCCAGATGCTGCACGGCTTCGTTCCATTCGCCCGATTCGAGCAGCGTATGCCCCAACTGATAGAAAACTTCGGGATTGTCCTGTCGCGCCGCCAGCTCCTTCCGGTATTCAGCGATAGCCTCCCGGTTCCGGCCCAGGGCACCGTAGGCGAAGCCGAGATGGTAATGCCCCAGTGGCAGCCGCGGATCGAGCGCGAGCGCCTTGTGGAACACGCGGATGGCATCGAGGGTGCGGTTGGAATTGAGATAGGCCCGCCCCAACAGAACGTGATCCATCGCCGAGCGCGGGCTCAGCGCGATGACTTTCTCCAGTTGCTCGGCGGCGGGCGCATACTGCCGTTCCGCCAGATACACGAGCGCGAGGTCGTGATGAATGTCAGCGCTACGTGGTGCGAGACGCGCTGCGTGTGTCAACTGTTCGAGAGCCGGCTGATTCCTGCCACTCTGGAATAGCGCCAGCCCCAGCAGGTGGCGAAGGCCGGGATCCTGTGGCCAGCGTTCGACCGCTTCAACGCCCAGCACCGCACCCCGGTCGGGGCGCCTGCCCTGCAGGTAGGCAAGCAGCAGCGAGCGGGTAATCTCGCGGTCAGCCGGCGCCAACCCGTGTGCTTCTTCGAGTTTCGCTACGGCTGCTGTAACGTTACCCCCTTCGAGCGCCCGTCGCCCCTGGGCCGCGAGTGCTGCGGCGCTTTGCGCACCTGCCAAGGGGCACATGACGAGGGCGGCAAGAATCGTAACGAAGGTCACCCGAGGGGCACTGCGAGCCATCGGCTAGAACTTACAGCAACGCGTGGGGCCGAGCAACCGCCGCATTGACCTGTCTTGCCTTATTTCTGCGCTTCCCGCAAGTAAGCATCGTCACCCTGTAGCCAGTCGGCGCGCGGAGGACTGAAGACATCGAGGACGATCGTATCCTCCACCGCCTCCGCCGCGTGCGGCTGGTGGGGCGGGATGCAGACCACCTCGCCGGCACGCACAATCACCTCCCGCCCCGAGAAAATAAGCTTAAGAGCGCCCTGAAGGACGCTGGTGAGCTGCTCATTGATGTGGCTGTGCTCGGGAATCACCAGGCCCTTGCGCAGCGAGAAGCGGGCCAGTGTCACGTTCTGCGCGGTGACGAACTGGCGCTCCAGCCTAGGATTAAGGACCTCAGGTTTGATGTCGCTCCATCGAATGTAGCGTTCCATATTCTCCTCAACTTCTGTCATTCCAACCATCATCACGATCAGCGAACAAAACACAAGAGCCACTGAACAATGGCGGCTCGTTTCGACGTTAGCTCCCTGTGCGTTAGAATCACGAGGGAGAGATACCGATTGGCAATGGGAACGCTGATTGTTTCAATCCTGCTGGCTATCTTGCCGCTGATCATGGCCGGAGTGCTGTTGGCCAGGGTCGAAAGATTTACGGTAGACGGTTTGTTCACCAGCCTCATTCTGGTGGCCATCTCCGGCATCTTTGGCCTCAATGCTCTCCTGGACCTCCGCCAGAAGGGATTGCTCCCGGCTCGCCTCGCCGGCAAGAAAGAACAGGATGGCTCGAAGAGTACGGCGCGCTCGACGTCGGCCTCCGTGCCTGTGCACATGGCGGCTTCGGTGGAGGGAGTCCACACGGTTCGAGCTCGAGTGGAGAACGTCCTCTACTTCGAAGCGCCGATCGGCCAGCCGAACAAGTCCGTGGTTACGTTGGCACGCGACAGCGCCGGCCATGAGCAGATGACCTTTGCCGGCGACATGCGCAACGCGTTGCCCAAGGGCAAGCGCCTGGAGATCCGGTTCCGTACCACGGGCGAGTACAGTACGCTCCTCGAGGCGCGCGAAGCATAGTGGGTGCTCAGCGCTGCTTCTCGCGCTCCCGCCTGCCGCAAACAACGCCGGCTTCGTAGTCTGCCCTTCCTCTGGGATCAACGTTTCCGGCACTCTTTCGGTCTTCGAAGCCATCACGAAAGCCCCGCTTGAATACTTCATAGGATGGGGTGTGAATCAGCTCCCAGTTGCTGATGGTACGTCCGTCCGGCCCACGGTAGACCACCTGCTCGCCTCCGCCCAGGATCTCGAACCCCTTGTCGCGGAGATAGCAAATCCGAACCAGTTGAGGCAGGTCGATCACCCCGGCGGGATTACTCCTCGTCCTCTTTTCTCTCCAGCTTCAGTGCGGCCGAATTGATGCAATAGCGCATCCCGGTGGGCTTGGGGCCGTCCGGAAAGACATGGCCCAGATGGGCGTCGCAACGGCCGCACAGGACCTCTGTGCGCCGCATGAAAAAACTGTCGTCTTCTTCGGTGTCCACGGCTCCTTCCGAGGCCGGACGAACGAAACTAGGCCAGCCGGTGCCGGAATCGAACTTGGCATCGGAGGTGAACAATTCCGCGCCGCAGCAAACGCACCGGTACACGCCGTCGTCATGGCAGTCGTAGTATTCCCCAGTGAAGGCACGCTCGGTGCCCTTGCGCCGCGTCACCTCAAACTGCTCCGGAGTAAGGATCTGGCGCCACTCGGCGTCGCTCTTCTCGATCTTGTCGCTCATGCCATGCTCCTCAGATTCATCCTACCGGCCGTTGATTCCCGGCCGCTACTTGGCGGTCTTGCCTCGTCCCCCTGCGGCGGCGTGGACCAGCTCCGCCAGCTTCTCGAGCGGCTCCTCGAGACGCTGCAAGTCGGTCAGCACTGGCCGGAAGATATCCCCCAGCCGCTGGAACCGGTCCAGCACATTGCCCAGGTGGAACCGTTCCGGGGAAAGACCCGCCACCACTTCCCGCCACGCCAAAGGCGTCGCTACCGGCGCACCGCGATAGGCGCGCAACACGTAGGGAGCGGAAATCGTCTTGCCCTCGCCATTCTGCAGATGGTCAAAGTACACCTTGCCCTTTTCACGGCGGGAGACCACTCGCGGCGTGGTGAAGAGATCGGGCCTTTCGCTCGCCACCAAGCGCGCCAGCACCTCTGCGAAGGTCCTGGTTTGCTCGAAGGTGTAACCCGGCTCGACCGGCACATAGATGTGCATGCCATCGCCGCCCGTGGTTTTTGGATATCCTTCCAGCCCGACCTGGCCCAGCCGGCGGCGGATGACCTGCGCGGCCTCAACGATGCGGTCGTAGCCACAATCACTGGGATCGAGGTCGATCAGAATGAAGTCGGGCTGGTCAATCGAGCCCACGCGGCTCATGGTCGGGTTCTGATCGATGCAGCCCAGATTGGCCAGGCACAGAAGACTGGGTCGGTCTTCGCAAAGTACGAAACGAGTGGGCTCTTTACCATCGCTGAAAGTTACGGGCTCGACGCGCACCCAGTCCGGGATACCGGCCGGCGCCTCCTTCTGGAAGAAATGCTCGCCTTCGATACCGTCCGGATAGCGTTTAAGGGTGAGCGGGCGGCCACTCAAATGAGGCACCAACAACTCCGCGACGGCGTCGTAGTAATTGCTGACGTCGCGCTTGGTGTAACCCTCACGCGGATAAAAGACCTTGCTCAGGTGAGTGAACTTGAGCCGGCGGCCCTCGACCTGCAGCGTGATCTCTTCGGGCCCGCCTGCCGGCAAAAGCGCGGCCTTCGCCGGCGCAATCGTCTCCGCAGCGACCCGAGTTTCTTCCCGCACGCACTGATCCGGCGGCACGTCCGTCCGGATGCCCAGGAACACCGGTGCGCGCAGACGTCCCTCCGGGGTCCAGGAGGCGAACTTCACCGTGCACACGACCTCCGGCCGGACCCAGCTGACTCCTTTCAACGCTTCTGGAGGCTCGTGCAGTGGGCTCCGCTTCTCCACCAGGGGTTCGAGCAGGCGAGCGACAACCTCCAGCGTCTTGCCGTCGAAACCGGAGCCCACGTTGCCCGCCCACACCAGTCTGCCCTCGTCAAAGTAGCCCAGCACGAGCGAGCCAAAGGGCTTGCGCTCGCCTTCGAGCATGCCGCAGATGACGAATTCCTGCTGGCTCTGCACCTTGAGCTTGAACCAATCGGAACTCCGCCGGTGCTGATAAGGGCTGAGGGCGCGCTTGGCGACGATGCCTTCGAGACCAGTCCCGCGCGCCGCCTGCATGAGTTCGGCGCCATGTCCCACAAAATGCTCGGAGTAATGAACGGGGCCACCGGGCCGCAGAATGCCGGAAAGCACGCGCTTGCGCTCGACCAGCGCCGCGGCGCGCAAATCAACCCCATCGCAGTACAGCAGGTCAAAAGCGAACAGCGTGATCGGCTGCGAACGCGCCAGCTTAGCGGCGGCGCTGGCACCCGCCATCATGCGCGGCTGCAGCAACGAGAAGCTCGGCCGGCCGTTCTCGTCCAGGGCGACAATCTCACCGTCCAGGATGGCGGACTCCGCACGCACCCACGGCCTGAGGTCCCTCAACTCCGGATATTGCGCGTCCATCGAGCGCCCGGTGCGCGAGACCAGGTGCACCTTTCCGCCCTCAAGGAAGCACAGAACGCGTACGCCGTCCCACTTGACTTCGTAGATCCACTCCGCGCCCTCCGGCAAGGTTTCGGCGATCACGGACAGCATGGGAGTGACGCTTCGAGGCATCGGCGCCGTTACGGCGCCGGGGATGCTGGCCAAGTCTTCCGGCGCGCTGGCCACGCTGCGCAGGTCATCCTCGGCGTCCCATCCTGAACGGGCGGCGAAATCCTTTTTCTTGATGAGCAGCCACTCATTCTTCTTGCCGCGCCCTTTCATCCGCACCAGGGCAAAATCGCCCATCAGCTTCTTGCCATGCAGCTGGAACTTCAGGTCGCCGCGCTCCCACTGCTCGGCCGGGGGCTTGTCCCCGAGCCATGTGTAGGTGCCCCGATCCCACAGCAGAACGCCCCCGGCTCCGTAGTTGCCCTCCGGGATGGTGCCTTCGAATTCGCCGTATTCCAGCGGGTGGTCTTCCACCATCACCGCCAGGCGCTTCTCACCGGGGTCGAGCGTGGGGCCCTTGGGAACCGCCCAGGACCTTAGCGTACCTTCGTACTCCAGCCGAAAATCGTAATGAAGCCGACGGGCCGTATGTCGTTGAACATAAAAGCGGTTCCCGGTCGCCTCGCCACCCGAGGGACGCGGCTCCGGGGTCTGCTCGAAAACCCTTTTCCGCAGGTATTCATCTAGTGACATGGGGTAATCTTGAAGCGCTGGGATGGGTATGATATAGGCTTAACTTCCCCCGAAGACCCCCGGTTCCCTGAGGTTACATGGCCAGTACGGTTTGGAAAGGGCATCTCACGTTCGGTCTGGTTTCGCTTCCTGTCCGATTGTACAGCGCGGCGCGCAGCGAAACCGTCAGCTTCAACCAGCTTCATAAGGAAGACCACTCGCGGGTGAAGAACGTGCTGTACTGCGCGCTGGAGGACAAGCCCATCCCGCGCACCGATGTCGTCAAAGGCTACGAGTATGAGAAAGACAAGTACGTAGTGGTCGCAGACGAGGACATCAAGAAGGTCGCCCCCAAGACCGCCAAGACGATGGAGATCGTGGAGTTCGTCAAGTCGGCCGAAGTCGACCCGCTGTACTATGAAAGCTCCTACTACATGGCGCCGGAAGAAGCCGGCGAGAAGCCGTACGCGCTGCTGTTCGAGGCGCTGCGGCGCACCGGCTACGCGGCTCTGGCCAAAGTGGCCATGCACAACCGTGAGCATGTCGTGATTCTGCGGCCGGGTGAGAAGGGCATCCTGATGCACACCCTGTACTACACCGACGAGATCCGCAAGGTGGATGAGTTCCGCACCAACTCCTCCCTGGTCAAGGAGAAGGAACTGGATCTTGCCATCAATCTGATCGAGTCGCTGGCCGGACCCTTCGAACCCACGAAGTACAAGGATGACTATCGCGATAATCTGAAAGGGCTTATCCGGGCCAAGGTCGAAGGCCACGAGACCGTGGAAGTGGCTGCGCCCGAGCGGCTGGCCCCAGTAGTGGACATCCTGGAGGCCCTGAAGATGAGCCTGGCGCAAGCCAAGAAGCCGGCTCGTTCGGCGGCGGCGGATGGGGCGAGTCCGGTCGAAGCTGAAGCCCCGGAACGGGCACGCAAGGCACGCAGATAGAAGCGGCGCTCTGCTCGCTGGATCGCCGATCTCCGGGCAGTAAGAATCCTCCCCGTAGGCCGTACGCCGTCATTCGACGGAAGGAGGCCGCATATGTCTGACCGCAAATACCGGCAGCGCGGCTACATGGACCGCTCCGAAGAACGGAGCGCTCCGAAGGAAAGACCGAAGAAGAAAGAAGAGACGTTCGGACCACGAGCGCTCCAAATGCCCGGCAAGCGGGCCATCTCCCGCTGCGCCCAATGCGGCGCCATCCTAGGTCCTGAGGTGGATCCCCGGGGCCAATGCCCCAAATGCGGGGCAGCCCTGCATGCGTGCAAGCAATGTTCGTTCTTCGATCCCGGCAGCCGGTTCGAGTGCTCCAAGCCCATCACGGAACGCATCGCCCAGAAGGACGCGCGCAATGACTGCCAGTTCTTCGAGTTACAAGTGCGCGTGGAGCGTGAAACCGGAGCCGGCCCCGCCTCAGTCTCGAGCGGCAGCCCCGACGATGCCCGCAGGGCCTTCGACAACCTCTTCAAGAAGTAATCGCAGCTTGGGTCGCCGTGAGAGCGGCCCACTAGTGCTCAAAAGTGGCAGGCCTTCGCGCCGCGCTTCTCCAGGTAGCGCTGGTGGTATTCCTCCGCGCGGTAAAAGGTCGACGCGGGCTCGATTTTGGTCACGATAGTCCGAGAGACTCGGCCGGACTTCTGCTGCTTCTCCTTCGACGCTCGCGCCCCGGCTTCCTGCTCCGGTGAATGGAAGAAAATCGCCGAGCGGTACTGCGATCCATAGTCCGGCCCCTGGCGGTTCAATTGCGTCGGGTCATGGATCTTCCAAAAGACATCGAGCAACTGGTCATAGGAAACACGAGCCGGATCGAACGTGACCTCGACCACTTCCGCATGCCCGGTCTGGTCCGTGCATACATCGTGGTAGGTGGGATTGTCGTAGTGCCCGCCCGAATATCCCACCTGCGTGTCCACCACGCCTGCCACTTCGCGAAACGCCGCCTCGATTCCCCAAAAGCAGCCGGCCGCAAATGTCGCCTTTTCTGTCATTGAAATCACTCCGGAAAGATGCCAAGGATAAGATGCAACACCGGCCGCCAAGTTGCGGCCTGATAGTAGCGCGGAGATGGCCTAGGTTCCGACCGGTGCCTGTTGACGAGGACGATCGATCGGTCGAGAAAGTCCGGCTACTTCCACCCGGTTACGGCCCGCCGCCTTGGCGCGGTAGAGAGCCTTGTCAGCCATGCGCACGACATCCTCCGGCTG
This genomic window from Terriglobales bacterium contains:
- a CDS encoding TonB-dependent receptor, which produces MKRDYVGFAVCCFCLLLALTFTAAAQIQNGQFTGLVTDPTGAAIPNATVKITNTGTGLSTAVTTNEAGIYNARELPPGQYNLQVEASGFKRATGSALTLNAGTIQRADFKMHIGQASETVEVTDAAPPVNTVDSKLASTVNSTQIQNLPLNGRNVYDLIQLAPGAVNVRGVVAENGANTVVNGLRENFNGFLLNGVSNKGLSGGAVNQPVEDTVQEFQLLTLNMSAQYGNSAASITNLVSKSGTNSFHGSAWWFNRNDVFDANSFFLNQQGIEKQPLRFNQFGGTFGGPVKKDKLFFFLSYQNDRFRESAPPTVLQAESQAWRDAVIAALPNSTAALLYGNFAPTVLGTPAGTLSDYVASGVSGSGFGSLADYLCQDNSSPAIAASIANVIGVTAQDQADLTAAGCSVIPGLQAGTFDRTLPFLVNTLAFNGSQDQTGFGTGTGNLFNGYEASARLDYNVGVNDRLFTQFNWNRINNSFGPPNGNNSAGRGPAFLNPSRQITPNFQFNYIHTFSPTVLNEFRAGYSSLVQTVKTALPGVPDLRFDDGLMGFGSYNGYPQFFKEHVYTYSDMVSLNHGNHNIKIGGEVRRNIENSEFNVARPSYYFFDALFFAADSPYSETAGVDPGIISGQPAQLASNNRHWRNVELGFYFQDDWKVTRNLTLNLGLRYDLYSRHNELDGLVTTFLKGPGRAEIDDITTGAGQVRDANAPAGGAGCSDPVTQIPLAQLAGVCGPGGFTAAETLGGADHNNFGPRVGFAWDIFGNGRTSLRGGYGISYEGTLYNPLSNSRWNLPFYSFNAAVNFLAGGTDTVVFGPQNPGEPPSFDGPATNPGQGVGAQAVGNLSGWVVTNPNAAFLTGIVYPEGIRDPYVHNWFFGIQHELVNKLVLEVNYVGTAGHKLFRAENANRIPGGRLPQGTCVQDTFGRTLCSQVGALNPLGRLNPNYGTLRVWKNVVNSSYNALQVGLRKQMSKGLMFNVAYTWSHSIDGGSTWHSGATTSNQQAGGEGFTSDQTLPGLDRGNSIFDIRHRFVANYVYELPFFKGHGGALEAVFGGWQWNGIVSYQKGAHWSPFDRRNRALSGDCSQAGILASLCSNDAGDFNLDGERNDRPDAVANNFNPSHSQWANGWGPQFQIGGGFFSTPCLGCVGNLGRNTFVGPDFFGVDMSVFKNIRISERVGLQFRAETFNLFNRANFQLPGASGATNLRVNAGNFGQAGGTFNPRNMQFGLKLNF
- a CDS encoding CRTAC1 family protein: MAPALFEDVTAKAGIQFHLTCGSPQKLYIMETLCGGVALFDYDRDGAVDIFLVNGSTLEGLRSGKHPGSKLYRNNGDGAFTDVTEAAGLAAAGWGHGAAVGDFDNDGWPDLYVTYFTGGRLFRNTGKGAFVDVTAAAGVSNEGRWGTSAAFGDYDNDGFLDLYVANYVDLDLDHLPAFGSGPFCQYRGIPVSCGPRGLKGSRDRLYRNSGDGTFTDVTEKLGIDPQAYYGLGVIWGDVNGDGCQDVYIANDSSPSLLYLGDCKGGLKEDGITAGVAYSEDGREQAGMGVDLGDYDNDGRPDLAKTNFSDDSNNLYRNNGNGNFTDMAGRAGFGPVSVPLLGFGVRFFDFDNDGWKDIFVANGHVNPQVDQHTFGVTYAQRSLLFHNLGNGRMEEVGERVGRALAVNRVSRGLAVADFDNDGHLDLLLTNLDDSPTVLHNVAPAAGNWLRIRTVGARSNRDGYGARVEVTAGSLSQSDEVRASSSYLSSSDPSLHFGLGKATRADRIVVRWPSGATDTTTDVTANQEIVIEEGKGILRALVRPSATLRGQSAPASPRPVPKL
- a CDS encoding tetratricopeptide repeat protein, with the translated sequence MARSAPRVTFVTILAALVMCPLAGAQSAAALAAQGRRALEGGNVTAAVAKLEEAHGLAPADREITRSLLLAYLQGRRPDRGAVLGVEAVERWPQDPGLRHLLGLALFQSGRNQPALEQLTHAARLAPRSADIHHDLALVYLAERQYAPAAEQLEKVIALSPRSAMDHVLLGRAYLNSNRTLDAIRVFHKALALDPRLPLGHYHLGFAYGALGRNREAIAEYRKELAARQDNPEVFYQLGHTLLESGEWNEAVQHLERAVALDPSNQAAHYDLGKALLLLGETEKAIVALRRALELDPNDASAHFQLARALEKSGRTEEAQQHLARFQELKAQQEQTGGMATGRVRE